From Aquabacter sp. L1I39, the proteins below share one genomic window:
- a CDS encoding ABC transporter ATP-binding protein: MSPSAAPIGAAAAHARLAPLPGRGRLTLSDLSIAYGDGAARRTVVERFDLHVEPGEFVCVLGPSGCGKSTVLSAVAGFVPAARGLLEVDGEAITGPGADRGMVFQQATLFPWKSVLENVAFGPLMATGSSALAAQTARTFLSLVGLSAFEKHYPSELSGGMQQRVGIARALANYPRVLLMDEPFGALDAQTRAMMQEALLNIWAEFRTTVLFITHDIDEAVFLGDRVVVMSANPGRIVADIRVDIPRPRSPEAQFSETFLDIKRQCFGHIRAETLKAFAQHQGGMNRQ; encoded by the coding sequence GTGAGCCCGTCCGCCGCGCCCATCGGGGCAGCTGCCGCCCACGCCCGCCTCGCTCCTTTGCCGGGGCGGGGACGGCTGACCCTGTCGGACCTGTCCATCGCCTATGGGGATGGGGCGGCGCGGCGCACCGTGGTGGAGCGGTTCGATCTCCATGTGGAGCCGGGAGAGTTCGTCTGTGTGCTTGGCCCGTCGGGCTGCGGCAAGTCCACGGTGCTCAGTGCGGTGGCCGGCTTCGTTCCGGCCGCGCGCGGCCTGCTGGAGGTGGATGGCGAGGCCATCACCGGGCCCGGTGCGGACCGGGGCATGGTGTTCCAGCAGGCGACGCTCTTTCCCTGGAAGAGCGTGCTGGAGAATGTGGCCTTCGGGCCCCTCATGGCCACCGGCAGTTCGGCACTGGCCGCGCAGACGGCCCGCACCTTCCTCTCGCTGGTCGGCCTCTCCGCCTTCGAGAAGCACTATCCTTCCGAACTGTCCGGCGGCATGCAACAGCGCGTGGGCATCGCCCGGGCGCTGGCCAATTATCCCCGCGTTCTGCTCATGGACGAGCCCTTCGGCGCCCTCGACGCGCAGACGAGGGCCATGATGCAGGAGGCCCTCCTCAACATCTGGGCGGAGTTCCGCACCACCGTCCTCTTCATCACCCACGACATCGACGAAGCCGTCTTCCTGGGCGACCGGGTGGTCGTGATGAGCGCCAATCCCGGGCGCATCGTGGCCGACATCCGGGTGGACATTCCCCGCCCACGCTCGCCCGAAGCGCAATTCTCCGAGACCTTCCTCGACATCAAGCGCCAGTGCTTCGGTCATATCCGCGCCGAGACGCTGAAGGCGTTCGCACAGCACCAAGGCGGAATGAACCGCCAGTAG
- a CDS encoding GntR family transcriptional regulator has protein sequence MSTGPSLSPAPAKETPRLVTQPMTVTAIYEAMRSDIVVLNLKPGTRVSENELARRFGTSRTPVREALLRLVEDGLVEVWPQRGTFITRISLSAVRRARFVREAMEVAILRQAAESGLSPATLVRLEEALAEQEAARDAAARFTLADDAFHRAFADGIRVGNIWSVLEREKVQFDRLRFLSLPNVTPVDTLIAQHKTMLAAVKAGDVAQVERATREHLSEVLKVADTLAATHAELIVNDI, from the coding sequence ATGTCCACCGGCCCTTCCCTTTCCCCCGCGCCAGCGAAGGAGACGCCGCGCCTGGTGACGCAGCCGATGACCGTCACGGCCATCTATGAAGCCATGCGCAGCGACATCGTGGTGCTCAACCTCAAGCCGGGAACGCGGGTGTCCGAGAACGAGCTGGCGCGCCGCTTCGGCACTAGCCGCACCCCCGTGCGCGAGGCGCTGCTGCGCCTCGTGGAGGACGGCCTCGTGGAGGTGTGGCCCCAGCGCGGCACCTTCATCACCCGCATTTCGCTTTCCGCCGTGCGGCGGGCGCGTTTCGTGCGCGAGGCCATGGAGGTGGCGATCCTGCGCCAGGCCGCGGAAAGCGGCCTCTCGCCGGCCACCCTCGTCCGCCTTGAGGAGGCGCTCGCCGAGCAGGAGGCCGCTCGTGACGCCGCCGCTCGCTTTACCCTGGCTGATGATGCCTTCCACCGCGCCTTCGCGGATGGCATCCGTGTGGGCAATATCTGGTCAGTGCTGGAGCGGGAGAAGGTGCAGTTCGACCGGCTGCGTTTCCTCTCGCTGCCCAATGTCACGCCCGTAGACACGCTGATCGCCCAGCACAAGACCATGCTGGCGGCGGTCAAGGCCGGCGACGTGGCCCAGGTCGAGCGGGCCACGCGCGAGCATCTGTCCGAAGTGCTGAAGGTGGCCGACACGCTCGCCGCCACCCATGCCGAACTGATCGTCAACGACATCTGA
- a CDS encoding ABC transporter ATP-binding protein: protein MTLAGAAPSAPSSLYRFQNVDLSLGGKLILNDISISVRKGEILCIVGASGCGKTTLLRLAGGLFKPSRGSVLFDNAPMTAPRQDVAIVFQDYGRALLPWRTATGNISLALEAAKVPAGERPRRIEACLGKVGLSGHADKYPTQMSGGMQQRLQIARCLAQEPQALLMDEPFGALDAMTRQSLQDEVLALHAETGATIVFVTHDLEEAIYLGDRVVGLLPHPGRVGIDIPIHLPRPRNQLATREDPEFLRLRRVLFDFIETSEGHRS, encoded by the coding sequence ATGACCCTTGCCGGCGCGGCCCCGTCCGCCCCCTCTTCGCTCTACCGCTTCCAGAATGTGGATCTCTCGCTCGGCGGGAAGTTGATCCTCAACGACATCTCCATCTCCGTCCGCAAGGGCGAGATCTTGTGCATCGTCGGCGCGTCCGGATGCGGGAAGACCACGCTGCTGCGCCTTGCCGGCGGCCTGTTCAAGCCCTCTCGGGGATCCGTGCTGTTCGACAACGCCCCCATGACCGCGCCCCGGCAGGACGTGGCCATCGTGTTCCAGGACTATGGCCGCGCGCTCCTGCCCTGGCGCACGGCCACGGGCAACATCTCGCTGGCGCTGGAGGCGGCCAAGGTGCCGGCTGGGGAGCGTCCCCGGCGCATCGAAGCCTGCCTCGGCAAGGTGGGCCTTTCCGGCCATGCGGACAAATATCCCACCCAGATGTCGGGCGGCATGCAGCAGCGCCTCCAGATCGCCCGGTGTCTCGCCCAGGAGCCGCAGGCTCTGCTCATGGACGAGCCCTTCGGCGCCCTCGATGCCATGACGCGCCAGTCACTCCAGGACGAGGTGCTGGCGCTGCACGCGGAGACCGGGGCGACCATCGTCTTTGTGACCCATGACCTGGAAGAGGCCATCTATCTGGGCGATCGGGTGGTGGGGTTGCTGCCCCATCCGGGGCGGGTGGGCATCGACATTCCCATCCATTTGCCGCGTCCGCGCAACCAGTTGGCGACGCGAGAGGACCCGGAATTCCTGCGCTTGCGGCGGGTCCTGTTCGACTTCATCGAGACCTCCGAGGGCCACCGTTCATGA
- a CDS encoding NAD(P)H-dependent oxidoreductase yields the protein MSLFAKLKQRAAENRPVRVGLIGAGKFGSMYLSQAERVPGVHLIAVADLSPARACASLARVGWAAERLAARSPEEAAKAGTTFVTDDADGMIASPFVDIVIDATGSPAAGIHHALQAFAAKTHIIMVNVEADVLAGPLLARRAAEAGVIYSMAAGDQPALIAEMVDWARTIGLEVICAGKGTKYHPVYHASTPQTVWGHYGFSDAQVASGDFNAQMFNSFLDGTKSALEMAAVANGCDLVPPSDGLLFPPCGVDDLPHILRPMSEGGVLERRGTVEVVSSIERDFRPVFRDLRWGVFAVFEAPSPYVRECFGQYGLKTDASGRYAAMYKPYHLIGLELGLSVASIAVRGEATGATGDWRGDVVATAKRDLKAGETLDGEGGYTVYGKLVRAPDAVRLGGLPIGLAHHLVLKSDVPAGRMVSWADVEFDPTKEAIRVRRAQEALFAAEWGLV from the coding sequence ATGTCGCTTTTCGCCAAGCTGAAGCAGCGGGCCGCAGAGAACAGGCCGGTGCGCGTGGGGCTCATCGGGGCCGGCAAGTTCGGCTCCATGTATCTGTCCCAGGCCGAGCGGGTGCCCGGCGTCCACCTCATCGCGGTCGCCGACCTCTCTCCCGCCCGTGCGTGTGCTTCGCTCGCCCGTGTCGGCTGGGCCGCCGAGCGGCTCGCCGCCCGGTCGCCGGAGGAGGCGGCAAAGGCCGGAACCACCTTCGTCACCGACGATGCGGACGGCATGATCGCCAGCCCCTTCGTCGACATCGTCATCGACGCGACCGGCAGCCCGGCGGCGGGTATTCATCATGCGCTCCAGGCCTTTGCGGCCAAGACGCACATCATCATGGTGAATGTGGAGGCCGACGTGCTCGCCGGTCCGCTCCTGGCGCGGCGGGCGGCGGAGGCGGGCGTGATCTATTCCATGGCGGCCGGCGACCAGCCCGCCCTTATCGCCGAAATGGTGGACTGGGCGCGCACCATCGGGCTTGAGGTGATCTGCGCCGGCAAGGGCACTAAGTATCACCCCGTCTATCACGCCTCCACGCCCCAGACGGTGTGGGGCCATTACGGCTTTTCCGACGCCCAGGTGGCGTCAGGCGATTTCAATGCCCAGATGTTCAACTCGTTCCTCGACGGCACCAAGTCGGCGCTGGAGATGGCGGCGGTGGCCAATGGCTGCGATCTCGTTCCCCCCAGCGACGGCCTGCTCTTCCCGCCCTGCGGCGTTGACGATTTGCCCCACATCCTACGCCCCATGAGCGAGGGCGGCGTGTTGGAGCGGCGGGGCACGGTGGAGGTGGTGTCCTCCATCGAGCGGGATTTCCGCCCCGTGTTTCGCGACTTGCGCTGGGGCGTGTTCGCCGTGTTCGAGGCGCCGAGCCCCTATGTGCGGGAGTGCTTTGGCCAATATGGCCTGAAGACCGACGCCTCGGGGCGCTATGCGGCCATGTATAAGCCCTACCATCTCATCGGCCTGGAGCTGGGGCTTTCGGTCGCCAGCATCGCGGTGCGCGGCGAGGCGACCGGCGCCACCGGCGACTGGCGGGGCGATGTGGTCGCCACCGCCAAGCGCGACCTGAAGGCCGGCGAGACCTTGGACGGCGAGGGCGGCTACACCGTCTATGGCAAGCTGGTCCGCGCGCCCGATGCGGTGCGGCTCGGCGGCCTGCCCATTGGCCTTGCGCATCATCTGGTGCTGAAGAGCGACGTGCCGGCGGGGCGCATGGTTTCCTGGGCCGACGTGGAGTTCGACCCTACGAAGGAGGCGATCCGCGTCCGCCGCGCGCAGGAGGCGCTGTTCGCGGCCGAATGGGGCCTTGTGTGA
- a CDS encoding ABC transporter permease has product MSALDAAREEADAATRPPPTRPEQAPRRWRALFSRARILTALTTLALFAAWWLATRYALVNPLFLPSPKAVWDAFMRTATEGYQGSLLHQHLIASLYRVLAGYVLACLVGIPLGIVMGLSRDVKAVFDPLIEFYRPLPPLALYTLIVMWLGIGDASKVALLFLAALPPLTISSMQAAASVDARYVKAAKSLGAGPSQLFRHVFLPACLPGICTGMRISLGFTYTVLVAAEIVAATAGLGWMIWDASKFLLGDIVIMGLFVLAITGMALDSLIRLAERALTPWRFR; this is encoded by the coding sequence ATGAGCGCATTGGATGCAGCCCGGGAAGAGGCGGACGCCGCCACCCGCCCGCCACCCACCAGGCCGGAGCAGGCGCCACGCCGCTGGCGCGCCCTCTTCAGCCGTGCCCGGATCCTGACGGCGCTCACCACACTGGCCCTGTTCGCGGCGTGGTGGCTGGCCACCCGCTATGCCCTGGTCAACCCGCTCTTCCTGCCCTCTCCCAAGGCGGTGTGGGACGCCTTCATGCGCACCGCCACCGAAGGTTATCAGGGCAGCCTCCTTCATCAGCACCTGATCGCCAGCCTCTACCGGGTGCTGGCCGGCTATGTGCTGGCGTGCCTGGTGGGCATTCCGCTGGGCATCGTCATGGGGCTCTCGCGGGACGTGAAGGCCGTGTTCGATCCGCTGATCGAATTCTACCGGCCCCTGCCGCCACTGGCGCTCTACACGCTGATCGTGATGTGGCTCGGCATCGGAGATGCCTCCAAGGTGGCTCTGCTTTTCCTCGCCGCCCTGCCGCCCTTGACCATCTCCAGCATGCAGGCCGCTGCCAGTGTCGATGCGCGTTATGTGAAGGCAGCAAAAAGCCTGGGCGCGGGGCCGAGCCAATTGTTCCGCCACGTTTTCCTGCCCGCCTGCCTGCCCGGCATCTGCACCGGCATGCGCATCTCGCTGGGCTTCACCTATACCGTGCTCGTCGCCGCCGAGATCGTCGCCGCCACCGCGGGGCTCGGCTGGATGATCTGGGACGCCAGCAAATTCCTCCTGGGCGACATCGTGATCATGGGCCTGTTCGTGCTCGCCATCACCGGAATGGCCCTCGACTCCCTCATCCGCCTCGCCGAACGGGCGCTCACGCCCTGGCGGTTCCGTTGA
- a CDS encoding M20 family metallopeptidase has translation MTVSLSPKLSASPSSLREQVLVHITEDAWLDLACELIPAGQPEAENPLDPDLPGGREEGIALLLADKLSALGFAVEMKTRTAHRPNVIGVLPGTGDGPSLILNDHLDTYPAGDWSAWTMTGGHPFRPTRHGDLLYARGTSDTRGNLACTLLAVEALRVAGVTLKGTLKCVYTVDEEKNGPDGSIFLLDECGLEADHTIVCEPTAWTAADGSWGMGIAIANCGNFLVEVETRGIKTHLWRPDTGLNAVTKMLELLPQLERMAFRHTPPPHEGGTPPMVTVLRIQGGEPREMQFTPDRCKAVLGVVGILPGMTQESVMADIAAVIDAACADDGTLQAVARPFPGALFVDGTGEQEAGSPLVRALSDAYGAVLTGTPKLYRKNAFNDTIRFSERGFKAVTFGPGEDGWAPVNESIHIGKAVAATRILALAVMELLGVEE, from the coding sequence ATGACCGTGTCTCTTTCTCCCAAGCTCAGCGCCTCCCCTTCGTCCCTGCGTGAGCAGGTGCTGGTGCACATCACCGAAGACGCCTGGCTCGATCTTGCCTGCGAGCTCATTCCCGCCGGCCAGCCCGAGGCAGAAAATCCGCTGGACCCCGACCTGCCGGGCGGGCGCGAGGAAGGCATTGCGCTGCTACTGGCGGACAAGCTCTCGGCCCTCGGCTTCGCGGTGGAGATGAAGACCCGCACGGCGCACCGGCCCAACGTCATCGGCGTCCTGCCGGGCACGGGGGATGGCCCCTCCCTCATTCTCAACGATCATCTGGACACCTACCCCGCCGGCGACTGGTCCGCCTGGACCATGACGGGCGGCCATCCCTTCCGCCCCACCCGCCATGGCGACCTGCTCTATGCCCGCGGCACCTCGGACACACGGGGCAACCTCGCCTGCACCCTGCTCGCGGTGGAAGCGCTGCGGGTGGCGGGCGTGACGCTGAAGGGCACGCTGAAATGCGTCTATACGGTGGACGAGGAGAAGAATGGCCCGGACGGTTCCATCTTTCTCCTGGATGAATGCGGCCTTGAGGCCGACCACACGATCGTCTGCGAGCCGACCGCCTGGACCGCCGCCGATGGCAGCTGGGGCATGGGCATCGCCATCGCCAATTGCGGCAACTTCCTTGTGGAAGTGGAGACGCGGGGCATAAAGACCCATCTGTGGCGGCCGGACACGGGCCTGAATGCCGTGACCAAGATGCTGGAACTGCTGCCCCAGCTGGAACGCATGGCGTTCCGCCACACGCCCCCGCCCCATGAGGGCGGCACGCCCCCCATGGTGACCGTGCTGCGCATCCAGGGCGGTGAGCCCCGCGAGATGCAGTTCACGCCCGACCGCTGCAAGGCGGTGCTTGGCGTGGTGGGCATCCTGCCAGGGATGACGCAGGAGAGCGTGATGGCGGACATCGCCGCCGTCATTGACGCGGCCTGCGCAGACGATGGCACGCTCCAGGCCGTGGCTCGCCCCTTCCCCGGCGCGCTGTTCGTCGACGGGACAGGGGAGCAGGAGGCAGGCTCTCCGCTGGTGCGCGCCTTGTCGGACGCCTATGGCGCGGTGCTTACCGGCACGCCCAAGCTCTATCGCAAGAACGCCTTCAACGACACGATCCGCTTCTCCGAACGCGGCTTCAAGGCCGTCACCTTTGGCCCGGGAGAAGATGGATGGGCGCCCGTGAACGAGAGCATTCACATCGGCAAGGCGGTGGCAGCCACCCGCATCCTGGCCCTGGCGGTGATGGAACTGCTGGGAGTGGAGGAATGA
- a CDS encoding ABC transporter permease, with the protein MTRDRLKGLLLPVACVLGMEVWLRLFPIASDSLAPPSAVLVALARGLADGSILTATGQTLVGAVSGLLIGGAIGLVLGIALGLMGWLDRLLEVTIESVRPIPSVALLPIALMIFGFGYAMELSIVAKTCLFTTLIFTRAAVQGVEPRLLEVARVLRLSRLATVTKIILPAALPNIFVAFRLAAGSALVVAVTVEITLNPQGLGYGIMTAQQALRPDLMLGYLVWIGIVGYGWNAVLLFAQRHLFGRAALSEAMQ; encoded by the coding sequence ATGACGCGGGATCGCCTGAAGGGGCTGCTCCTGCCGGTGGCCTGCGTGCTGGGGATGGAGGTGTGGCTGCGCCTCTTCCCCATCGCCTCGGATTCGCTGGCCCCGCCTTCCGCCGTCCTGGTGGCGTTGGCGCGGGGGCTGGCGGATGGATCCATCCTCACCGCCACCGGCCAGACCCTTGTGGGGGCGGTCAGTGGCCTCCTCATCGGCGGGGCCATCGGGCTGGTGCTGGGCATCGCGCTCGGCCTTATGGGCTGGCTGGACCGGCTGCTGGAAGTGACCATCGAATCCGTGCGCCCTATCCCCTCGGTGGCCTTGCTGCCCATCGCGCTCATGATCTTCGGCTTCGGCTATGCGATGGAATTGTCCATCGTCGCCAAGACCTGCCTCTTCACCACGCTGATTTTCACCCGCGCGGCGGTGCAGGGGGTGGAGCCGCGCCTCCTGGAGGTTGCCCGGGTGCTCCGGCTCTCGCGCTTGGCCACCGTCACCAAGATCATCCTTCCGGCGGCCTTGCCCAACATCTTTGTGGCCTTTCGCCTGGCCGCCGGCTCGGCGCTCGTCGTGGCGGTGACGGTGGAGATCACGCTCAATCCGCAAGGGCTCGGCTATGGCATCATGACGGCCCAACAGGCGCTTCGGCCGGACCTGATGCTCGGCTATCTCGTGTGGATCGGCATCGTCGGCTATGGGTGGAACGCGGTTCTCCTCTTTGCCCAGCGCCATCTGTTCGGCCGCGCCGCTCTGTCGGAGGCGATGCAATGA
- a CDS encoding taurine ABC transporter substrate-binding protein — protein sequence MSLFRRTASLLLAAACMLGLPAGAIAQQKPEAITIGYLNLVNAQLVTKALGLHEKAGIPIKWVKFGSGGDMNRAVAANQVDFGGVGNPPFTIGATRALPYKGIFVLNMLGPVESLAVRSDKNIKSLKDLAGKTAAAPFGSTTHYLLIAALREAGVNPTDVKLIDLSPSDAVAAWLRKDIDAAWIWEPNLDKIVKNGGEIFLTSGEMAKRGYPTWDVGVVMNDFAAKYPDQVVAYVKAECESIDYWLKHPKETVEIIAKELSLPADDAERMMKGTTMVPCSEQLSANYLGTPGKIGKFADTVLATATFLKEQGRLPSVMDRAGYAAYIDPSYLQKALAK from the coding sequence ATGTCCCTGTTCCGACGTACAGCTTCCCTCCTCCTCGCCGCGGCCTGCATGCTGGGGCTGCCAGCCGGGGCCATAGCCCAGCAGAAGCCGGAGGCCATCACCATCGGCTATCTCAATCTGGTCAATGCCCAGCTCGTCACCAAGGCACTTGGGCTGCACGAGAAGGCGGGCATTCCCATCAAGTGGGTGAAGTTCGGCTCAGGCGGCGACATGAACCGGGCGGTGGCAGCCAACCAGGTGGATTTCGGCGGGGTGGGCAATCCCCCCTTCACCATTGGCGCCACCCGCGCCTTGCCCTACAAGGGCATCTTCGTGCTCAACATGCTCGGCCCGGTGGAATCTCTCGCCGTGCGCTCGGACAAGAACATCAAGTCGCTGAAGGACCTCGCCGGAAAGACGGCCGCGGCCCCCTTCGGCTCCACCACCCATTATCTCCTCATCGCCGCCCTGCGTGAGGCCGGCGTCAATCCCACCGACGTGAAGCTCATCGACCTCTCGCCCTCAGACGCGGTGGCGGCCTGGCTGCGCAAGGACATCGATGCCGCCTGGATCTGGGAGCCCAATCTCGACAAGATCGTGAAGAATGGCGGCGAGATCTTCCTCACCAGCGGCGAGATGGCCAAGCGCGGCTATCCCACCTGGGACGTGGGCGTGGTGATGAACGACTTCGCGGCCAAGTATCCGGATCAGGTGGTCGCCTATGTGAAGGCGGAATGCGAAAGCATCGACTACTGGCTGAAGCACCCCAAGGAGACGGTGGAGATCATCGCCAAGGAGTTGTCCCTGCCCGCCGATGACGCGGAGCGGATGATGAAGGGAACCACAATGGTGCCCTGCTCCGAGCAGCTTTCCGCCAACTATCTCGGCACCCCGGGCAAGATCGGCAAGTTCGCCGACACGGTGCTCGCCACAGCCACCTTCCTGAAGGAGCAGGGCCGCCTTCCCTCCGTCATGGATCGGGCCGGCTATGCCGCCTACATCGATCCTTCCTACCTGCAGAAGGCGCTCGCCAAGTGA
- the uxuA gene encoding mannonate dehydratase gives MEQTWRWWGPNDVIRLEHVTQAGATGIVNALHEVPAGEVWTREAIAARKAFIAADPTLGLRWSVVESLPVAEPIKIGEGDLKPLFDNYRTSLRNLAAEGVSTVCYNFMPVLDWTRTELRHPLPGGASALRFNSDEYAAFDVFMLEREGAEADHDPEVLTRAKAWFEASTPSDRDKLLANIMAGLPGAFDRYDLPGLRRMLARFKDVSAERLRENLGRFLHEVIPTAEEVGIRMGIHPDDPPRPLLGLPRIVSSDDDLAAILALHPSRSNGLTLCTGSLGARPGNDLVRMAERFAERIHFLHLRNVVKYPDGSFMEADHLDGDVDMVGVVRAALREQKRRKDAGLADWRLPFRPDHGHELLDDVGKPTHPGYPAIGRLRGLAEMRGVMIAIAQSEGLPL, from the coding sequence ATGGAACAGACCTGGCGGTGGTGGGGACCCAATGATGTCATCCGCCTCGAACATGTGACCCAGGCCGGCGCCACCGGCATCGTCAATGCCCTGCACGAGGTGCCGGCAGGCGAGGTGTGGACGCGCGAGGCCATCGCCGCCCGCAAGGCCTTCATCGCGGCAGACCCCACCCTCGGCCTGCGCTGGAGCGTGGTGGAAAGCCTGCCGGTGGCGGAGCCCATCAAGATCGGCGAAGGCGACCTGAAGCCGCTGTTCGACAATTACCGCACCTCGCTGCGCAACCTCGCCGCCGAGGGCGTCTCCACGGTCTGCTACAATTTCATGCCGGTGCTGGACTGGACGCGCACGGAGCTGCGCCATCCTTTGCCCGGCGGCGCCAGTGCGCTGCGCTTCAACTCCGACGAATATGCCGCCTTCGACGTCTTCATGCTGGAGCGCGAGGGGGCCGAAGCGGACCATGACCCGGAGGTCCTCACCCGCGCCAAGGCGTGGTTCGAGGCCTCCACCCCGTCGGACCGCGACAAGCTGCTCGCCAACATCATGGCCGGCCTGCCCGGCGCCTTCGACCGCTACGACCTGCCGGGCCTGCGCCGCATGCTGGCGCGCTTCAAGGACGTGTCGGCGGAGCGGCTGCGGGAGAATCTCGGCCGCTTCCTCCATGAGGTGATCCCGACCGCCGAGGAGGTGGGCATCCGCATGGGCATCCATCCCGACGACCCGCCCCGTCCCCTGCTCGGCCTGCCCCGCATCGTGTCGTCGGACGATGACCTGGCGGCGATCCTCGCCTTGCACCCCTCCCGCAGCAACGGCCTGACCTTGTGCACGGGATCGCTGGGCGCCCGCCCCGGCAACGACCTCGTGCGCATGGCCGAGCGGTTCGCCGAACGCATCCACTTCCTGCATCTGCGCAATGTTGTGAAGTATCCCGACGGCTCCTTCATGGAGGCCGATCACCTGGACGGCGACGTGGACATGGTGGGCGTGGTGCGCGCCGCCCTGCGTGAGCAGAAGCGGCGCAAGGATGCCGGCCTTGCCGACTGGCGCCTCCCCTTCCGGCCGGACCATGGGCACGAATTGCTGGACGATGTGGGCAAGCCCACCCATCCGGGCTACCCGGCCATCGGCCGCCTGCGGGGCCTTGCGGAAATGCGCGGCGTCATGATCGCCATCGCCCAGAGCGAAGGCCTGCCTCTGTAA
- a CDS encoding GntR family transcriptional regulator, with amino-acid sequence MRSAPATPASTPAAAPGEETLTARASVALERDILSGALAPGSRLGVVDLVKRYGIGATPMREALSRLTSSGLILAIGQRGFRVAPLERSDLADITHVRVTLETEALRLSIAQGGDGWEADIVASLHRLKRYVERHGTAFGEGAEEFDAHHKTFHSTLVSASGSPRLTQSISNLYDQAYRYRRVMMRRFSDPVRFANSHETLARLVLERDFEPARTALAAHIRSTLRYIYPEADKT; translated from the coding sequence ATGAGGTCTGCGCCCGCCACCCCCGCTTCAACGCCGGCAGCCGCGCCGGGTGAGGAGACCCTCACAGCGCGTGCCAGCGTGGCGCTGGAGCGGGACATTCTGTCCGGCGCGCTGGCGCCGGGCAGCCGCCTCGGGGTGGTGGACCTGGTCAAGCGCTACGGCATCGGGGCCACCCCCATGCGCGAGGCGCTCTCCCGGCTCACGTCCTCCGGCCTCATCCTCGCCATCGGGCAGCGCGGCTTCCGCGTCGCGCCGCTCGAGCGCAGCGATCTTGCCGACATCACCCATGTGCGGGTGACGCTGGAAACCGAGGCGCTGCGGTTGTCCATCGCGCAGGGCGGGGATGGCTGGGAGGCGGACATCGTGGCGAGCCTTCATCGGCTTAAGCGCTATGTGGAGCGCCACGGAACGGCCTTTGGCGAGGGGGCGGAGGAGTTCGACGCCCACCACAAGACGTTCCATTCCACCCTGGTCAGCGCCTCCGGCTCGCCGCGGCTGACCCAGTCCATCTCCAATCTCTATGATCAGGCCTATCGCTACCGGCGCGTGATGATGCGCCGTTTCTCCGATCCGGTTCGCTTCGCCAATTCCCACGAGACCCTCGCCCGGCTGGTTCTGGAGCGTGATTTCGAGCCGGCGCGCACGGCGCTGGCCGCTCACATCCGGTCGACCCTGAGATACATCTATCCCGAGGCGGACAAGACATGA
- a CDS encoding ABC transporter permease, with protein sequence MTAPSKVMQGKILWRLASFAVAAGLILVWQMVANAQFVSPIFLPGPDKAWAALVNGFANRGLGDKLMGTIRHMTFGWFAASIAAVVLGSLIGTSRRARLYVAPGLEFLRPLPVSAIIPVAIALYGLSESMAIFVIAFGTLWPMLLATIHGYGGVEPRLLEVAQALNLSRLKTITSISLPSALPDILAGMRVSLTVALILSVVCEMVAGLDGLGQWILVSARMFRAPDLFAGVILLGALGYVAATLIGEVERRLLAWRPTR encoded by the coding sequence ATGACCGCCCCCTCCAAGGTGATGCAGGGCAAGATCCTCTGGCGTCTCGCCAGCTTCGCCGTCGCCGCCGGGCTTATCCTGGTCTGGCAGATGGTTGCCAATGCCCAGTTCGTCTCGCCCATCTTCCTGCCCGGTCCCGACAAGGCCTGGGCGGCGCTGGTGAACGGGTTCGCCAATCGCGGCCTTGGCGACAAGCTCATGGGCACGATCCGCCATATGACGTTCGGCTGGTTCGCGGCCTCCATCGCAGCCGTGGTGCTGGGCTCGCTCATCGGCACGTCGCGCCGCGCGCGCCTCTATGTGGCGCCGGGGCTGGAATTCCTGCGGCCCTTGCCGGTCTCCGCCATCATTCCGGTGGCGATCGCGCTCTATGGTCTGTCCGAGAGCATGGCCATCTTCGTCATTGCCTTCGGCACGCTCTGGCCCATGCTGCTGGCCACCATCCACGGCTATGGGGGCGTTGAGCCGCGCCTCCTGGAGGTGGCGCAGGCGCTCAATCTGTCGCGCCTGAAGACCATCACCAGCATCTCGCTCCCCTCTGCCTTGCCGGACATCCTGGCGGGCATGCGGGTGAGCCTCACCGTGGCTCTCATCCTCTCTGTGGTGTGCGAGATGGTGGCGGGGCTCGACGGGCTTGGCCAGTGGATCCTGGTCTCTGCCCGCATGTTCCGCGCGCCGGACCTGTTCGCCGGCGTCATCCTGCTCGGGGCCCTCGGCTATGTGGCTGCGACGCTCATCGGCGAGGTGGAGCGCCGTCTCCTCGCCTGGCGCCCGACCCGCTGA